Proteins from one Bartonella sp. HY328 genomic window:
- a CDS encoding superoxide dismutase, protein MAFELPELPYAYDALEPYMSRETLEYHHDKHHLAYVTAGNNLIKDSGLEGKSLEEVVKGSYGKNQPLFNNAGQHYNHTLFWQWMKKDGGGNKLPEKLAKAIESDLGGFDKFRADFIAAGVGQFGSGWAWVAVKDGKLEIMKTPNGENPLVHGATPILGVDVWEHSYYIDYRNARPKYLEAFIDNLINWDFVLELYEKA, encoded by the coding sequence ATGGCTTTTGAATTACCCGAGCTTCCATATGCCTATGATGCATTAGAGCCATATATGTCACGTGAGACTTTAGAATATCACCATGACAAGCATCATCTTGCTTATGTCACGGCAGGTAACAATCTTATTAAGGATTCTGGCCTTGAAGGTAAGAGCCTTGAAGAAGTGGTTAAGGGCAGCTATGGCAAAAACCAACCATTATTCAATAATGCTGGCCAGCATTATAACCATACATTGTTTTGGCAATGGATGAAAAAAGACGGCGGTGGCAACAAACTACCAGAAAAGCTCGCCAAAGCAATTGAAAGCGATTTGGGTGGTTTTGATAAATTCCGCGCCGATTTTATTGCTGCAGGCGTTGGCCAATTCGGCTCTGGTTGGGCATGGGTTGCAGTTAAAGATGGCAAGCTTGAAATCATGAAAACACCTAATGGTGAAAACCCACTCGTGCATGGTGCAACGCCAATTCTAGGTGTCGATGTTTGGGAGCATTCTTATTATATCGATTATCGTAACGCCCGTCCTAAATATCTTGAAGCATTTATCGACAATCTTATCAATTGGGATTTTGTGCTTGAACTTTATGAAAAAGCTTAA